In Ostrinia nubilalis chromosome 6, ilOstNubi1.1, whole genome shotgun sequence, the genomic window GGCACGGAATATTGACAGTCTAGCACCACGTTGGTTGAACCGCTCTGCACTATTGCTGGTACCACAAGTTTATCTATTTTTGCTGAATTCAAAACATCTGCAATCAAGTTGTGAACTCAATTCCTTTTACGTTTTAAAAATTAACTCTATGCATGAAATTCGTAGCGCttgagttgtaaataaatatgtaataggtacttactagCTAGAAACAAATATCCTTTTAAAAAAGACTTGGGAGATTCACTAACCgacatatttacaaaaatagtgTTCATAGAAGAAGATCTTGCTCTTGCTAGCAAATACCAGTGTACTGATTGTGAATCTGAGAGCAAGTAGGTAACATCATGGAATTTGTGATCTCACTTACATCGACTTCGACACGCAACCGCTAGTCATTACCACATGCTCTACCTAAGTGTATTAATCTTTATTATCATATCTCTGTCATCAGCgatattttagttttaagaaGGAAGCTAGAATAAAACTCAGAATTCACTTAATATTCTTAatggaaagaaaaaaatacaaaatgtaaTATAGGTATctatttaattgtaataatacAATAACGACAACTTCGATAACTGCTTTATGGTAGCGAGTTCGAATCCCGCACGTATAGGTATGTTTGATTATGAGGACTGATCAAAATAGAGAAGTAGATAGATAAACTACGCATGGATGTGGGTGGGACAGAATGTGCGTGCACGCACGgcttatgtaggtaggtacacaataCGAAGTGTACATAATGGTGAGCACCTGAAACATTACTTTTTTATAGAGGCGGGCCAAGAACACGTACTTAATACAAAATAGTAAGTTCCTATTTAGTACTTTGTCGTAGTTCTTAAGTAGTCTAAGCTCATAATATATTTACGTGACTGGTCACCACTGCAAGCCGAAATCAAAGGAGCTAACGCGGGTTCGTCTTTACCGTGGCGTGGGACTATTGGACCATTTTTTGGGTATGGGCGCGTAGTCAGGACAATTCCACTCTCTCTACTCAATAAATCACGACGTAGGTTCTATGATTGATTACAGAATAGTAAAAAAACTCGATTTTCTActccaaataatttatttactttcttcTACACACAAAGTCATGACAACTTAAAGCTTGCAAGTATTTATTTGGTGTCCTTTTCACTTAGGTTCTTACCTATGTaacaaaagtaataaatatttcttaaattgaCAATATTGGCGATTGTATAAAAGCTTGTGATAtcttatattatgtaaatattaacgAACGTTCtatagcaataaaaataaacaatggcAACCTTAGGCAAAATGTATTACATATTATACATTGCACTTTAACTACTACAAACTTAATAATAACATACATTAACAACAAGTATGTTTACGTAAAATGCACAAGTCGCACatagggcctagtgtgagtttacatcaaacgcgctcactagaaaaaattacattcaatgtatgacggattgtacagcgcccctagtggaaacgttcaagaactaaaattttcatacatttttttaacacgctcactagtgaggacgtttgatgtaaactcacactcagcccacagagatgtaggtacttattacgtAAACGAcacgtacacacggccacacttaactatccatttccgtttttgctcttaCTCTCATCAAAtagtgattctttgcgatagaacgagatgacatgactggcaatgggcagttaacactgttgccgatagtacttaaataattagtatttaatatttattttcctacaATCTGGCCATTCAATTTAGTTTCGTTTTTACCATACAAAATTAGTAGaccataatattaaataatttatcgtggaaattaataagatttatttttttatacagggtCTAAAAAGTAGATACCTTTACAGAGGTACCAacctaattaaatattattgattttagGTAGAACACAGgcctttttcattaaaaaatctaCATTGTTAATAAACCTAAttgtaagtttaaaaaaaatctaataactGCCTAAACTAGATAGTGGATTGCTGTATACCTATGTGCTCTTTTGTCATCTCACTAATCATTGCTTAAGCCCACCACTttattacaccctgtatatctatgCATACATAGAATATGATGAATAATTGtagattatttatatttattcatAATATGTACTTAGTTATCCATTTACCTAATGTATTTAGCTTTGGattcaacttttaaaatataattaattaattattaaaaacatcaatcaattattgtaaattaacTCACTACAAAGAAcgagtttaattaattttgtaagaaataataatatctgtTACATCGATCGACGCGTTATAGCTCTATTCAAATTGAGGCGAGGTACATAAAGCATACCCGCTTATTTAGGTATAGATTGTTTCATCCAGGAagacactacaataatgacgctcggattgctcggatctaactccccgcaccccgcgcttccctcgaccaaaaagtggtggggcgcgtcttcaagGATAATACGATCTATGCTGCTATCTAACGATAGTTTCGTTTTGAACATTTGCCTCAGTTTGAAAAATCATGTAGATATTTGACTGATAGGAAGACATTAATTAAggtataaaaatattcaattatttttggaaaattcttGATCTTGATTATTATGAATTATGCTAAAATCCTGATATTgtctataattattataattatgttttaatctttgttgatttaattaaaatctaaattctAGGTACtcaattttacttattttttctttggcaccatcaattaactttaaattatttacaatttatcCCTTAAACTTATGGTGTTGATTAAGTATGTATGTTATTAGATATAATATTACTGTTTCTTTTATGCCTCTGCCCAATGCTCATcctacattttattaaatcttAATTATTATATGGTTtcgattataataaataatgtaccaTAATTATTACTGACTATCATTATCAATATTCATAGCTCACTCTGCTAATGGATATTCTCTAACTTTCTTGTCATTCTGTCTGTCTAGATGGCTTACATTTACATGTTAAGTATTTCTTCCTATATAAAATATAAAGGTATGTAAATGAGGGGTCTACATCATCCCTATTAGTTATGGATAGCAACTGGCACATAATAAAAATCTGCTAACTTCAATCTCACATGAACCTTTCAATAGTTTTAGACAAAAATGTGAAAGGGAAtcaaatacaataatattataccctTTTAAATGATTATTTACCTTGAACACTACTTGGACTTCCACACATAATACTACAAGAATTATGCCTGGTTTTACGAGGACCATCTAAATCGATGTCTGTTCCTGCAGCAACAGAAGTCAAAGCAACTGTCTTATCGAAATCAATTGTAGTGTATCCAATAGTAGCCGATGGTACAGGCCCGACAACACTCGCCGTGCCAGTTTTTTCTACACTAGTTTGTGAAATTAGACGACCACGTGGATTTGATGAGCAAGATGCAGTACTTTCATTTCGTGAACTATTGTAAGACTGATTTTCTGGAGAAATTATATCTCtagtattttttacaatttccTTGCTAGAATCAATGTCCAGTATGGCATAATTAACTTCTAGTTCTTCCACAGGTGACATAGAAGTGAAGGTATCTGATTCTGAATATTTTTGGTTATGTTCTGACATAGAATTGAagtttaaaatttgttttacaTTCTTTACACTTTCTCCCATTTCTCCTAGTGTAATATTAGCATATGAGTTAACTATTTCTGGTTTATATCCAACAGTCAGATTGCAGTATTCAACTTGTTTCGGAGTAAGTGGTGTGGTAGGTGCTGCATCATTTTTATTCACTTCTGATGCATTTTGCTCAGTGGGGACAAGATTTACATATAATCTAGCTGCTTCTTGTTGTTCTATACTGAGCTGAGCATAATGCTCACTGCTGTTGCTCAATGTTGGAGACAAAGGATTAGGATTAGCTTCTCTATTTGGTATACTTTCATTAATATATCGGCTTTCTAGAAAACGGGTTTCATCTTCTATATCTCTCATTGTATTTAATACAGTTTCCTGTCGCAAAGTATTCCGTAAAATAGCCAAGTCTCTGTTAATATCATTACTATAAACATGTCGTGGATCAGGTACTGTTTCTGCttggttattattatgttctctCTTGAAGTCTCTCAGTTGATAAACATTTGTTACTTGATTTCCATTTGCTTGAGCGCGTGGATATAATGGCATGACTTCTAATATGTCTGCACTAGATGGTGATCTTGGTGACTGAGTAACTGGCCTTGGCACAACTGGATGTGGTGTTATATTTGGCATGTTAGTATTAGGAACTGGTCTGACAGTGTCAGTTTGACCATTGTCTATTGAGGATCGATGGATAACACTAGCTTGTAAAGTTTGTCTGCCTTGAGGAGATGGAGTCAGACGTGCAACAGGATATGGAACTGAATCATGTATGGCATTTCTCAGCTGAATTTGTTGTTGCAATGTGTGAAAAAGAAGTGCGGCTCTTCTGCATCTAAATGCATATATGCCCTCT contains:
- the LOC135072515 gene encoding fibroblast growth factor receptor substrate 2, whose amino-acid sequence is MGCLHSKKESSDLHPNVFRVVNIDENGAELCSGQLEITESDIILYREGRDSTVWPLHSLRRYGFEGELFSFESGRRCETGEGIYAFRCRRAALLFHTLQQQIQLRNAIHDSVPYPVARLTPSPQGRQTLQASVIHRSSIDNGQTDTVRPVPNTNMPNITPHPVVPRPVTQSPRSPSSADILEVMPLYPRAQANGNQVTNVYQLRDFKREHNNNQAETVPDPRHVYSNDINRDLAILRNTLRQETVLNTMRDIEDETRFLESRYINESIPNREANPNPLSPTLSNSSEHYAQLSIEQQEAARLYVNLVPTEQNASEVNKNDAAPTTPLTPKQVEYCNLTVGYKPEIVNSYANITLGEMGESVKNVKQILNFNSMSEHNQKYSESDTFTSMSPVEELEVNYAILDIDSSKEIVKNTRDIISPENQSYNSSRNESTASCSSNPRGRLISQTSVEKTGTASVVGPVPSATIGYTTIDFDKTVALTSVAAGTDIDLDGPRKTRHNSCSIMCGSPSSVQGK